A stretch of the Gossypium hirsutum isolate 1008001.06 chromosome D07, Gossypium_hirsutum_v2.1, whole genome shotgun sequence genome encodes the following:
- the LOC107956762 gene encoding uncharacterized protein: protein MKTLAFYSIFLRNRDFLFFLLFTLLYSNFGGTKLIQGEKDRITTLLDWSRHWALSTFYMGSFKLKGVSRDLATRFWSARNPRIIPRSLAFQRTDTVDAPVRQVEAASVTSNLLWMFLPKKLCTRVLLKMQLS, encoded by the exons ATGAAAACTTTAGCATTTTACTCCATTTTTTTACGGAATcgtgattttcttttctttttattatttactttgcTTTATAGCAACTTTGGAGGAACAAAGCTAATACAGGGGGAAAAAGAC AGGATCACCACTCTTTTGGATTGGAGTAGGCATTGGGCTCTCAGCACTTTTTACATGG GTAGCTTCAAGCTTAAAG gagtttcccgtgacttggcaactcgatttTGGTCCGCGCGCAATCCCCGTATCATACCCCGTTCTCTTGCTTTTCAACGCACTGATACAGTTGATGCACCTGTAAGACAAGTTGAAGCAGCCTCTGTTACCAGCAAC CTTTTGTGGATGTTTCTCCCAAAGAAACTATGCACAAGAGTGCTTTTGAAGATGCAGCTGAGCTAA